The DNA region AACggaaacacacaaaaagaaataGACACAATAAAGCAATACAACTTCAACCCCCAGAATGCAACAGCTGCATGACGTATATTTCAGGAGACTTTCAGGGGCAAACGTCGGTGAGCGACATATCAACACCGCCGCTATAGACTCAACACCTTGTGAACTACATAATTTGTTATTGTATACATCATTTAAATTACCTAAATTCGTCGTTGTTGTCATATCTATCCATTTGCGCTATGCCCTTTGTGGTTAGACGAGCTGTTGCCTGTTGTCGTCCAATAATAGCGTGCTATCTTAAAATTAACGTTAGCTGCACAATCTGAAGGAATATGTTTGTTCCAAGATCACTGAAGGTAAAGAAAACCTCAGACAGTCCTCAAGTAGCGAAGAAGTGCAAAGTGAGTGTGGAGGAAGTCAAGGGAACACCAGACCCCAGCTGTTCCGTGACAGAAACACCTAATGGGATCGCAGGAACCATACAAAAGCAGGAGCCAGTCGAAACAATAGCAAACAGTGTCACAGACAGCATTGCTAAGAGCGACAGCCTTTGCAGTGAACCCGACCCGCCCGACGACGAATCGGTGGGAAAAGACAGCGAATATGAGGAGCCCGTGAAGTCTTTCAAAAAGAGTCAGAGATGGCCAGAACCGGGAGAGCCCGTTTGTGTCATGTGTGGACGATATGGTGAATACATTTGCGACAGCACCGACAATGACGTGTGCAGTCTAGAGTGCAAGGCGAGTCACTTGGCATGTATGGGAAAAGGTCTATTGGCAGATATTCTGAGTCGCAGTCAAACAACGGTGGACACATCATCTCAGCCAGCTTGCTCAGCTCTGGACACTGCAGTGGACGAACAGGAGCAGGACTATTCATATAGACAGGAGGACTTCATTTCTTCCTTGACAGAGGAACAAGTGCAGCGAGTTAAACGAGAGTTAGGTATTGTGACAGATGGCCAAGATGTGTCCAGACCCATTATTGAGTTTGAGCATTGTCGTTTCCCCCCAGTCCTCAGCAAGAATCTTAGCAAGGCTGGATATGAGGCACCCACCCCCATCCAAATGCAGATGATCCCTGTCGCACTCAGCAGCCGGGATGTGGTTGCCAGTGCCGACACAGGCTCAGGGAAGACAATGGCTTTTCTTCTGCCAGTGATTATTCGGGCCTTGCAGGTAATAATTCAAGGATTATGAAGGGTTACAGAGCAAAGCTCTGTGTTAAGTGGAGTTTGGAGTGAATATCCACTCTAAAATATCCACTCCAGTGGGGCAGccgtgcccttgagcaaggcacctaacccctcactgctccccgagcgccgctgttgaagcaggcagctcactgcgccggtattagtgtgtgcttcacctcactgtgtgttcactgtgtgctgtgtgtgtttcactaattcacagattgggatgaatacagagaccaaatttccctcacaggatcaaaagagtatatatacttatatacttatacttatcctTGGCCCATGCAGACAGGGGCCCTTAATGTTCATTTTATTGGCACTAAGGACTTAGAGGAAGAAATTCTGGTGGTGCATAAAGTAATACTAGAATATTAACCTATTTGAGTCACTAATTTTTAAATAGACTAGCCTAGTTTAATAAATGACCTATTTCAATTGCTTTGTAGGTTAGGCCTCATTCCTGTTGATACCagtagttaacataaacataacagttAAGATTATGCAGCAAAAGTTAATTTATTAttacagcagaagtcatcttcAGACCTGGTAAAGCCTCTTTGGTAGCCGGTCATGTTGAGTACCCAGACTGTCTGGAAGTCATAGTTATGATGAGTAATTCACAAGGACTCATTGCTGCTATTTTTATCAGAAACAGACACGGCTGCATGCCCAAAGCATGAGGGTGGTGGGCCAATAGGAGTAACCTGCAGTATGATGTCAAATGGATGCAATCCCTTGCATGACATTTGACCTGTATAATGTTTAACGAgacatgaaattaaaaaaaaaatcagttttttttttttttttctgatgctGTCTCCCCCTGAAGATCTCTGTTCCATCTTCTGCTCCCCTTAGAGACAAACCCGACGAGCTCCTTCCAGTCCGACAGGCCTCATTCTCACCCCGACGAGGGAGCTGGCCATCCAGATCGAGAGGCAGGCCAAGGAGCTGGTCATGGGGCTGCCCAACATGCGGACGGCCCTGCTGGTGGGAGGCATGCCAATGCCCCCTCAGCTCCACAGGCTCAAGCAAAGCATCAAGGTACGACCGACTCCAGGGGCCGCCAGCACTGCTCCCAAAGCGGCCCTCAGACAGAGGGAGTAATGAGGTCATAATGAAACTGGGCCATTTGCAGCTAGTACCGCGGGACTGAATCGGAATAGGGTTTATTTATAATCTCTCATTTTGAGAGTAGATGGCTGTAGAGTGAGATGGAACACTTGTATTTATGCATTTATAAGTACTTTTAAATCCAATTCAAGCATGATGACTCAGACCCTTATGACATTTATCAAGGAtttttttcttccctctatAGATAATTATAGCGACCCCTGGGAGACTCCTTGAAATCTTAAAACAGAAGGCCGTGCAGCTCGATGGAGTGAAAACGATAGTTGTGGATGAGGTGTGTAGGTTTCTACGTTGCAAATAGTTCTatacatattactgtaatatatttaaTGCCCTCTATTCCTTTTACAAAACGATTCTAATGTCCATTCAGGCAGATACCATGCTAAAGATGGGCTTTCAGCAGCAGGTCCTTGATATCCTGGAGGAAGTTCCAAAAGACAGGCAAACTTTGCTGACATCTGCCACTATTCCCATAGCAACTGAGCAGTTAGCAGAACGTCTAACGCAAGATCCTGTCCGTATAACCATTGGAGAGAAGAACCAACCGTGTGCCGATGTCCGGCAGATAGTTCTCTGGGTCGAAGAGCCATCAAAGAAGAAGAAACTGTTCGAAATTCTGAATGTGGGTATTTTCGTTTCCACAGTTCATCTTACACATCACAAAGTATTAAGATTGACTGAAGATAAATTGCTTCACAGTGGCCCTCATACACACTTAAAAATTATacagggataaaaaaaaaaaagctgagtTAAAATGAGGTGAATCTGAGAGGGAATACAATAACCCTTTGGGTCATATTTAGGTGGACCGCACAGCTCTGCCCCCTACCCCCTAAACAGAGGAAATGGGTGGACCCTTGGCCATGGACCTGGTCCAAAAAATGGAGTAACGGCTCATGCCACCAACTATGTGTGGGGCAGCAACCAGGAAATGGCTGCGCTCCCAgtgccatttttaaaaacacaccAGCATCTTAATTAAAAGCATGAAAGTGtctgttattttcatttgaagtGTACTTCTCAAGTTCCTCCTGCATTCCCTCAACAAGGCCATTCCCCTAGGCATTAAACATTTGGCCGACCCACTGCCGAAAGTCCATTTTTGCAGATGCTTAAAGAGAACACAGTTTTTCAGggccattatttcaaacacttaaTTCAGAGTTATGAAGTTACATATCGCCAGCCCTGTATTCACCACAACACTTTGTTTGTTAAAGCTACTATTCACGTAAATGGCCATAAACATATAGTATCCTTCAGCTCCATGAGTGCATTTGGAGTTCATGTTATTTTATTGGCGTACCAACACTACTCTGTTGACACTCTCCTCACAGGATAGGAAGCTTTACCAGCCGCCTGTGGTGGTATTTGTGGACTGTAAGCTCGGGGCCGACCTGCTC from Alosa alosa isolate M-15738 ecotype Scorff River chromosome 9, AALO_Geno_1.1, whole genome shotgun sequence includes:
- the ddx59 gene encoding probable ATP-dependent RNA helicase DDX59, which translates into the protein MFVPRSLKVKKTSDSPQVAKKCKVSVEEVKGTPDPSCSVTETPNGIAGTIQKQEPVETIANSVTDSIAKSDSLCSEPDPPDDESVGKDSEYEEPVKSFKKSQRWPEPGEPVCVMCGRYGEYICDSTDNDVCSLECKASHLACMGKGLLADILSRSQTTVDTSSQPACSALDTAVDEQEQDYSYRQEDFISSLTEEQVQRVKRELGIVTDGQDVSRPIIEFEHCRFPPVLSKNLSKAGYEAPTPIQMQMIPVALSSRDVVASADTGSGKTMAFLLPVIIRALQRQTRRAPSSPTGLILTPTRELAIQIERQAKELVMGLPNMRTALLVGGMPMPPQLHRLKQSIKIIIATPGRLLEILKQKAVQLDGVKTIVVDEADTMLKMGFQQQVLDILEEVPKDRQTLLTSATIPIATEQLAERLTQDPVRITIGEKNQPCADVRQIVLWVEEPSKKKKLFEILNDRKLYQPPVVVFVDCKLGADLLCEAVQKVMGLKTVAIHSDKTQHERNRILKGLLDGDFEVVVSTGVLGRGLDLVNVKLVVNFDMPSNMDEYVHQIGRAGRLGHRGTSITFLNNSHKRLFLQITNRVKPTGSQLPPQLLNSPYLHEQQRREKQKRKEDTVVTKENLLDIIRRHDRSSVRK